Part of the Rhodococcus sp. OK302 genome is shown below.
ACTCCCCGCCGTTGATGCGGGGTTACGCGAATCCGGTCGGGCACGAAACGAATTCGCAATCATTCCGCAGGTTATCGTCGGGGTTGGCCGCAGCGCCGAGCAACTCGACGCGGCTGCACGCGGTGTCCGGAGCCTGCTCTCCTTCTACGGTTCGACTCCCGCCTATCGGCCGGTACTCGACATCGAGGGCTGGGGCGATATTCAAGGCGAACTCAATGCACTCTCCAAGCGAGGCGGCTATGCCGAAATGACGTCTCTCATCACGGATCCCATGCTGGAGGCACTCGCCGTTGTCGGAACTCCCGAAGAGTGCGCTACCGAGATTCGTCGCAGGTTCGGCGAGCATGCCGACGAGGTATGTTGCTATTTCCCGGGTTACACCCAGGACCCGGCGGACGTGGCGGCGATGATCGCGGCTCTCGAGTGATTCAGGCCTTCTTCTCCAGAAGGTCTGAGTCGGCGGCGTATTCCGCCATGAGTTCACGTTCCCTCTCTCGATGGGGATAGAAGAACGTCACCACCACAGCGCCGGCGCACACCACGATGATTGCGGCGATGTACGCCTTCGTATCTCCGTCCAGGAAAGCATGTTTCGCGGCCGACATGATCTGCTCCGAGTATTGCGGATATCGTTCCGCGAGAACTTCCGCGCTGGAGAACGACTTTGTCAGTGCCGACTGCGTCTCGGGGGTGATCTGCGAGGCATCGGGTGACGACGCTATCGACGCTCCCAGTGATTTCGCGTACCCAGCGGTGAGGATTCCGCCGAGAATGGACTGCATGATCGCCCCACCCAGATCACGTTGAAGGTCAGAGGTTCCCGACGCCATGCCGGCCCGGGAAACAGGAACTGATCCGGTGAGTGAACGCGATGCCGGGGTACCTGCCAGACCGACACCGATGCCGACGAGACCGTAGGCCAGCGCCACCTGCCAGTACTGTGTGCTCTCGTTCCACATGGTCAGCGCCACAACGAGTCCGAGAACAACGAACAGGTAGCCGGACAACAGTGTTGCTCGCGCGCCATGTTTTTCGATCATCGTTGCCGATCGAGGCGCAACAATGACCATCGCAAGGGCAGCGGGGATGATGGCTGCACCGGCATCAAGCGTCGAGTAGCCGAGCACGTTCTGCAGAAACTGCTGACCGATGAACATCGCGCCCATCAACGAACCGAAGACGACCAACCCGCCCACGGCTGCGACCCAGAACGTCGGGCGAGCGGCCACGGGTAAATCGAACAGTGGATTGACGGCTCGTTTCTGTTGCAGGAAGAACCCGATTCCGGCGACCAGCGCAATGGCCCCCAAAACCAGTGCCAGAGTTCCGGAACCCTTGACCGGCGCAAAGTTGATGGACAAAATCAGTGCCCCGATGAAAACGATGGACACGATGCCGCCGAGGTGATCGACAGGATCCGTCGTCTCGTTGACGTGCGCGGGCACCAACACCAGGGCACAGACCAACGCGAGAAGCGCCAACGGGAGCGTCACGAAGAAGACCGAACCCCAGTGAAATTTCTCGAGCAGAGCCCCCGACACGATCGGGCCCAATGCCGAAATCGCGCCACCGATCGCGGACCACAGGGCAATCGCTTTGGTCCGAGCGGGGCCGGCCCACAAGGCTGTGATGATCGCCAGCGTCGTCGGAAATGCGAGACCAGCAGAAATACCGCCCACGATTCGGGCCGCGAACAACACCTCGAAGCTGCCGGAGAATCCAGCCACCAGAGATGCCGGAATCGACAACGCCATACCGGTGACCAGCAGCATCTTGCGCCCGTACCGGTCACCGACAGCACCGAGATAGAGCACCGTGCCGGCCAGACCCAGGGAATATCCGACGGCAATCAAGTTCAGTTGCGTCTGACTCGCGTCGAATGCTCGTCCGATGTCGGGAAGTGCCACATTGGCGACCGAGAGGTTGAGGTTGGCTACCGCCGCAACCAGGATGAGTGTGCCCAGAACATACGTCGCTCGCTCCGGTGACTTCGACTTGATGTCATTCGCCATGCGGGTTCTCCCCTCGAGGCTGAATCCGAACCGGTTCGTTCTGTCCGGATCATTCCGATCTCAACATAGATCGGTCGACAACGTAGTGCAGAGGAACGACGTACCTATTCGGCCACGATTTCAGCCAAAATCCCCTCGGCACTACGCGCCGCGACCAGGCAGGCGCGGGCAGTGAAGCGATCGAAGAGCGGGTGCGTCGACAATTCACGCCAATGGCGCGCTGCACTGACCGCTTTCGCTCGCTGGTCGTCGACGCATCCGTCCGCTTCGGAACCCAGTCGATCGTTCACCCTGATTCCGGAACCGCCGATCAGTCGCTGCAACTGCGCCAGATCCTCCGAGGACAAGTCCGTACGCACGGAACGGAGTCGTCCCAACAGTCGCAGTTCATGGAAACCGTGGACGTCGGCAAGCAAGCCCTGCGCTGCTTCCACAACCGAATCCGAACCCGCGAGTGGATTGCTCTCGAGGATTCGCACCAGCGTCACCAAGGCGGTGTGGGCTTTGAGTTGATCAGCCCGCTGCCCGAACTGGACGTCGATCACCTGAAGCAACTCCTCGAGCCCACTACGTTCGAGCAGCTCTGCTGCCAAAGTCGGAGAGTCTGTGGCGCCCAACTTTATCGACGTTATCGCGAGCCGAATTCCGAACAGACCAAATCGATCTGCAAGTTGCGCCCGCATCGCCGCGTCGACGGGTAGTGGACTGTCCGCCTTGGCAAAGCGATCCGCGGACAGGAGCGCGAGACTGAGATCGTCGGCCGGAACCTCGGCTAGCGCAGTGAGTGCCGCGAACTCGCTCTGCCTCATCGTCCGCGCCGCCAGGGCCAGCAATCCCGCCACCGGAACAACCGACTGACACAATCCTGTTCGCTCGAGTTCCTCGGCGAACCGGGCAGCAACGTCCTTGGCAGACGTCAACGCGTCCATCCGTCCGGCGCCCACCTCGTCGGCGCGAGAAAGCACGCCGACCACTCCGAGCGGTCCGGATTCACCGCCGACATGATCGGCGATCCGCCCGAGAAACTGCATGTCGCTCGCATTCAACGCCCGCAACAGATAAACGACGGCATCTGCGCCGGGTGCACCGCCTTCGGGTACAAGCATGTTCCAGGTTCGAGCCGATACCTCAGTCGACAACGACGACGTTCCCGGAGTGTCGATGATCGTCGTACGAGCTAAGGCCGACGACGGCCAGTCGACATCGATACGATCGACGCAGTCTGCCGTGCGCTCCCCCAGATCAAAGGTGAGCCTGCCGTCGCGCCGTGTCACCGGGACGTTGAAAGTGTCACCGTCGTCGGCCGTCGCCGTCACCTGTGGTGTGGTGCCATTGCGATACCACGTGACAACCCGAGTGCATTCCGTGGCATCTGTGGGTGCAATATCTTGCCCGACAAGTGAATTGAGAAGAGTCGACTTACCGGCCTTCAGAGAACCTGCCAATGCCACTCGCAGAGGCTCGTCGAGTCGGGCCGCACACACTTCCAGTTGACTGTGTGTCTGAGGCTGGTCCGCGTACAGTTCTCGGGCCTGCGAGATCAGAGTATGCACTGATTCCACAGCGGTGATTGCGTTCATGCTTCGACCGCCACGTTCCGCTTGTCCACAACTGTCAATGCCGCTGCAAGCGAATCCAATTCGGATACGACGCGCATGTCTGTCTCCAATTGCCTGATCCGCGCGGCATGTTCACTCGATTCCAATTGGGTCGCTTCCTGCGTTGCCCGAAGCGATTCGTTGATCGAGCGCAGTGCCTGCTCAGCGATATCGGTGAAGTGATCGCGCAGAAGTCGCTGCACCAATCGCAATCTGTCTTTCGATTCCTTGCCGACCTGAAAGCTGACGTCGTCGGCAAATCGGCGAATCGCATTTTTGGCCTCGGCCCGACGCTTGAGTACCTGGGCCTGCTTGTCCTCACGATAAGCCTTGGTGCCCAACAGGACCCCAGCACCGATCGAGATCGGATTGACCAGCGCCATGCCCATCATCGTGGTGATCAAGCCGAACATCAGTACGCCGCCGTACGAGCCGCGCATGCCCACCAACACCTTCTGTGTGATGCCGATGCGGCCCGATTCGAGATCGGACAACGCGCCTACCGGCTCCAGGAATTCATCCGTGTCGGCGACGTCGAGGTGCGGTAGCGCTACTTCACCGGTATCGGCAAAGTGTTGCGCCACAACTTCTGCCAACCACAGAGCCCGATCGTGAGCCCACACGAAGTTGTCGCCGATCGCAGTGGCGATCTCCTGTTCGAGCCACTCGCCCACCACGTCCCAGTCCTTGCCCGGGTCGCCCTCGTCGACCGTCTCTTCCGCCTGCCGGGTAACTCGGCGCAGACGATCCCGAAGGTCGTGGTCGATATCTGCCGCGAGGTCGGCGATACCGTCGCCGAGGCTCTGCTGCCACAGTGACGTCTTCTTGTGGAGTTCCTCCGCTGCTGCTCTCGCCCGATGAAGTCCGGCCACTGCTGCAGCGGCCGTAGCTGGATCCTTCAGCGCAGCAAGCTCACTGCCCATTTCCAATGACAGGTGCGCGGCAGCGGATCTCACATCCATTGAGACGGAGCGCCGGGTATTCGTTTCTGCGCGAGCAACCACGTTGTCGCGCAGGAACTGATAGAGATCCATGAATCCGGATTCTGCCTCCAGTTCCTTGTCCCCCAAACGCAATGCGTGAGACCGAAGTACTGACGAGATCGGGATGAGCGGCAGGTCGAGGTCCGCTCGCTGCAGGTGCCCGCGATCGGCATCGAGAATCCGACGCCAATGCGGATACAGGTCCGTCTTGCTGATCAAACCTGCAACAGCCGGGCACAGGTTCATCACCTGACGGATGAAACCCAATTCGGGCTCGGTGAACTCCTGGCTCGAATCCGAAAGAATCAGTACCGCGTCGGCGGCCGTGATGAGACCCAATGTTCCTGCAGCATGAGGGTTTCCGTGACCACCCACCCCCGGAGTGTCGATAAGCACAAGTCCATCCGCCAACAGCGGACTGGGAACGCCGACCTCTACTCGAAGAACTTCTCGTCCTTCAGCTCTCACCGTGGCCGGCGTAATTCCCATCAGTTCGTCCAGCGGCAGCGGCACCCGAATGGGCGCAGCGCCGGGGTCGGCGAGAATCAGTTCGGCGCCCGCAGTTTCCGCATACTGGACGACGGTGGCCACAGCAGTAGTCTCGTCGTCACCCACCGAACACACGTCGATGCCGAGCAATGAATTGACGAACTGGCTCTTGCCCTGTTTGAGGGGGCCGACGACCACGATGCGAATACGCGGATCGCTGACTCGCACCTGCGCGTTCTCGAGGCGTCGCACCAGATCGGAGCGTCCGAAATCCTTCGCGACTGCCACTGTTCGATCGAGCAACGCCGCCGTCGCCGAAGCGCCGCGTGCTTTCCGAATGCTTACCTGCCCCGCTGAAGTACTCATGAGCTACGTTGACCCGCAATTCTTCCCGACTCGAATATTCGGCCCTGCACGCATAACGCGTGCAGGGCCGGATTTGTTACATCAGGTCGTTTTGACCAACTTTGTTCCCCGGTGATCAGGGCTGCAGGTGATCGATAATCGCGACGGGGTCGATGTGCTCGACGGGCGACGTGATCGAATCGCCGGCAAACAGCGAATGCGACGAGTCGGCCCCCATCGAACTACTCGATCCCGCGCCGAACGCGTCGGCAGCATCAATCGACGTCCACGGGTTCAGCGCACCACTCAACGAGCTGGTCAGACCGGACATTGCGCTAGCCGCACCGCTGAGAGATCCACCCAAGTCGGCGGCGCTGCCCCCATCGACAGCGCCGCTGACCGAGCTCCCCAGACCGGCCACCACATGAGTTGCCGCGTCGAGTCCTGCAGAAGCTCCCAGATCTCCGGCAACCGAACCGAAGTTCAGGCCGTCGGCGCCGATACTGCCGAAGTCCACGGACGGGAGATCCACTGCCATCGAACCCATGTTCACGGAACCGAGATCGACGTTGGGCAGGTCTGCCCCAATGGAACCGGTGCCGATTCCACCGGTGTTCAGGGCTGCATCAAGTGCACCGCCCAGTGATCCCTGTGCACCGAGCATGGTGTCGAGCGACGTTCCGAGTGAGCCGGTGCCTCCCAGCACAGCTCCGAGATCCGTGTCGACGGATCCGATCGAACCGAGGCTGCCGGTGCCGCCGAGCGCTGTATCCAGGGCACCGCCGAGCGCTGCGTCCAGCGCACCGCCGAACCCACCGGCGAGTCCGGCGTCGGCACCAAGTGCAGAGCCCAGAACACCTTCGAGCGCTGTCGACAGATTCGCTCCGCCGGCCAAGGCTGCAGTGAGGTCTGCGCCCAAACTTCCGTTGACGTCCAGCGAGCTGCCCAGCATCCCGCCGAGTGCGCCACCAAGGTCCGTACCTACCGAACCACCCGCACCCAAAGCGCCGGACAGAGCGGCACTGAGCTGGGCGCCGAGGTCTGCGCTTCCACCCAGAATTGCGTCCAGGTCGACACCGCCGCCGAGGCCGAGGGCCGTGTCGAGCGCACCGGCGAGGGTGGTTTCGAGGCTTCCACCAACCCCGAGAGCACTGCCGAGAGCGCCGCTCAGGGCTGCACTCAGATCAATGCTGCCGGCAATGTCGGTCAGTGCGCTCACATCGGTGAGAGCGCCGAGAACGCTGCCGAGCGACGCACCGAGGTCGGCTCCGATCGTCCCGCCGGCACTGAGCGCACCGGACAGTGCTGTGCTGAGATCTGCAGTCAAAGAGCCGGCTAGGTCGAGGCTGCCACCCAGTGCCAAGGCAGATTCCAGGGCACCGGCCAGGCTCGCACCGAGCTCGCCGCCGATAGCAAGGAGTCCGTTCAGGTCTGCGCCGGCGCCGAGAAGACCGCCGAGTGCCAGTCCCAGATCTGCGCCGAGGTCTCCGCCGATCGAAAAGACCGGCGCGAGGGCGCCACTGAGGCCCGCGCTCAAGTCCAAGCCACCGGCTGCGTTGATTGCCGCATCGAGAGCGGCGCCCAACTCCGCAGTGAGTCCGCCGCTCACACCCAGTGCTGCGCTGATCGCAGTACCCAGATCCAGAGCTCCCGAAAGGTCGAGCGCGCCGCCCAGACCCAGCCCCGCATCGATCACGGCACCGAATGCCGCTCCGAGATCTGCACTGATGTCGCCGCCGATAGCGAGAGCGGCACTGAGCGCAGTCGCAAAATCGCCGACGAAGTCGAACTGTCCGCCGAACGCCCCGCCGACTCCCAATCCTGCGCCGGCGCCGAGACCCAGACTGCCGCCGAGGCTTCCACCGAGACCACCGGCAAGTCCGCCGCCGATACCCAAGCCGCCGCCGAGTGCTCCGGCAGCAGCGGAACCGGCATTGACGATCGTGGACAGTCCTGCGGCGCCGCCGACAAAGAGACCTGACTCGGCGACCAAGGGAGCAACGGCAACGATGTCCGCATGGCTCACGTCGCACAGACCTGCAGCGTTCAGTGCAGCAGTCGGGTTTGCGCAGTAATTGGCGGCGGCCTCGTCGTCACGAAGAAGCCCGAGGATGAATTCGAGTACGGCGTTCGTTGCCATGACATTTCTCCTGAAAGTTCGGCGACTGGTGCGCTGATAGATGGAGCGATTGGAATCAACGCTACGAACTTTCGAGCACGGGGCCAACGGGGTGCATCCCCCTCCTTCCGAGGGCCCGACGGGGATATCCCCCACCATCACGCGTCGGCCACGTTAGGGGATTCGGCCCGGTTAGGGGATCCGTCCCCTACTTCCCCAAAACGCCGCCAACCCGGTAACGAAGTTGGTCACGAAACCGACATCGCAGACAACCGCGACAGTTCATCTGTCTAATCTGTCGCCCGCGATCAGGGGAGTTCGTTCATGGACCACGACCAGGCGAGTTCACTTACGACGGCAGGACTCGGCATCGGCATCGGTTCTGCCACTCTCGTAGCGGTCACCGCGAATTCGACCGGACAAACAGGCGAACCGGTGCACCACCCCAGTGCGGTAGACGCAGCCGACGGCGCAATCCTGACCGGATTTATCGACCGCGTCGGCGACTCGGTCGCCATTCTTGCCGCCGACGGCAGTGAGCACCGCGGCGAGGATCTCACAGCGTCAGCGATCGGCCGACTTGTCGACGCCGCCAGATCCGACGGCGAAACATTCGACAGCGTCGTCGTCGCCCACCCCGTAGGTTGGAATCGCCACACGACCCTCACGCTGGAATCGGCGTTGGACGACCGCGGCATCCCCGGCGCGAGTTTTGTCTCCGAACCCGAAGCCGTCATGACGTGGCTTCGCGATTCCGGAAACGCAGTACCGGACGGACTCACCGTGATCTACGACCTCGGCGGCTGTTCGCTCGATGTCACCATGATGTCCACTGCTGACGGAAGAAGCACCGTCTTCGGTAAACCACTCCGAAGTGCCGACATCGGTGGCGACGAATTCGACCACGCCGTCACCGTGCACCTCCTGGGCGCAGTCGCGGACCATTTCCGAACACTCGACGCCTTCGCTCCCGAGACAATCTCAGCCCTCGAGGTCTTGCGCACTCGTGCGCGTCAGGCAAAGGAACAGCTGTCGACGGATACCGAAACCGTTGTCCACGTAGAGCTTCCCGGAAAATCCCAGGACATTCGCCTGGTCCGATCGGAACTCGAGGATTTGATCCGGCCCGCGCTCACCGAATCAGTCGCGCTGGTGAGAGAGTGCCTGCGCTGCGCCGGCGTCGAATCGAGCGACATCAATCACGTCGTACTGGCCGGGGGAGGATCGGCCAGTCCCCTTGTCGCCGAGCTGTTGTCATCGGAATTGCGTGTTCCGGTGATCGCCGCTGCAGATCCGGGATCATGCGCGGCCGTGGGCGCCGCGATCATCGCTGTCGAACGTCTCTCGGCCACGAAGACCGACGCAACGCTGGTCTCACTCCTTCCTGTTCGCACACCGGCTCCGGTTCCTACCTTTTCGACGCCGTTGATCACCGCACCCATTGCGGAAGATTCGACCACCCGCCGTTCTTCACGTGTCGGTGTCGTCGCTGCGGTCGTGGGCGCGTTCATCGTTCTGGCCGCCGGTGGACTCGGCATCGGAACGGCCATGGACAAGATCAATGTTCCATCCAGTTCCGCAGACACGACGAGCGAAATGCCTGCGCCAACCGGTTCGACGGTATCCGGTCTTCCCCCGGGTGAACGCCTCGGTAACAGTGTGATTGGCAGTTCCGACGCCGTTGCATCCGGCAGCAACGCTCAGGTCGGACAACCTGGATCACCGGCCTCGCAGTCCGGCGCGACAACGGGCGCCGGAGTCACTGCGCCCGCGGCTCCCCCGGCATCTGCGCCCGCACCCGGAGCTCCCGAGGTTTCCGCACCGGCACCCGGCGCTCCCGTCGGAGTACCGGCGCCAGTCCCCGCACCCGTTCCGGCTCCAGCTCCGGCTCCAGCTCCGGCTCCGGGCGGTCAGACCGGCGGCGCGGGGAATGCTGTCGGCGACGCTGCGACCGGCATCGGCAACGGCCTGGGCGCGGTAGTCGACGGCACCGGCAATGCGGTCGGCGGAGTACTCGGAGGTGTCGGCGGAGTACTCGGCGGCGTTGTCGGCGCTGTCATACCGAACCGCTGATCGGGGCCGGTATGCCGAACCAGCGCCTGGAAAACGAACCTTCTCATGTCACTGACCTTCTCCGACGCGTCGACGTTCTCGACACATCCCTGCGCCTGTTCGTCGTCGGCAACGATGCAACGGCTCGACCTCACCTGACAGCAGCCTTGGTCAACAGAATCACCGCTTGTGGCAGAACTGTCATCACGTCGCTGACGGGACTCGCCCCGCCGAATTCTCCTCCTGACAATTGCGTCGTACTGATCAGCGACGCTCAGATCTTGTCGCCTATCGAACTGCAGACTCTGACGAACCTGCTGCGCTGCAACGACATCGGGGTGGTGATCGCCTCCGGACGCATCACCCCGACACTCGGCCCCATCCACTCCGAGATTTCGACGACCGGGACAGTCCTGCATCTGACCACGGCACATCGTTCGGACATCCGAAAACTTGCCACGGAGCGTGGTGTCGCCATCAACGACACGACTCTGAGTCAGCTGGAACTGTTGTCCGCCGGTTCATTCGGAGCGCTGGAAGCCTACTTCGAATCGGTACCGGCGAACGGCAGGGATATGACCGAGGTGTTGCGAGCCCACTTCCTCCACCAGGTGACCGCGATCCCTCCACTCGAACGCGACATCGTGAAAATCTCACTCACTATTTCGGACGTCGATGTGCATGAACTCCATTTCGATCAGGAAAGAGACACTCTCACAGTCGCATTCGACAGAGCTGTGAGCACCGGACTATTCACGTCACAGTC
Proteins encoded:
- a CDS encoding MFS transporter, which translates into the protein MANDIKSKSPERATYVLGTLILVAAVANLNLSVANVALPDIGRAFDASQTQLNLIAVGYSLGLAGTVLYLGAVGDRYGRKMLLVTGMALSIPASLVAGFSGSFEVLFAARIVGGISAGLAFPTTLAIITALWAGPARTKAIALWSAIGGAISALGPIVSGALLEKFHWGSVFFVTLPLALLALVCALVLVPAHVNETTDPVDHLGGIVSIVFIGALILSINFAPVKGSGTLALVLGAIALVAGIGFFLQQKRAVNPLFDLPVAARPTFWVAAVGGLVVFGSLMGAMFIGQQFLQNVLGYSTLDAGAAIIPAALAMVIVAPRSATMIEKHGARATLLSGYLFVVLGLVVALTMWNESTQYWQVALAYGLVGIGVGLAGTPASRSLTGSVPVSRAGMASGTSDLQRDLGGAIMQSILGGILTAGYAKSLGASIASSPDASQITPETQSALTKSFSSAEVLAERYPQYSEQIMSAAKHAFLDGDTKAYIAAIIVVCAGAVVVTFFYPHRERERELMAEYAADSDLLEKKA
- a CDS encoding dynamin family protein; translated protein: MNAITAVESVHTLISQARELYADQPQTHSQLEVCAARLDEPLRVALAGSLKAGKSTLLNSLVGQDIAPTDATECTRVVTWYRNGTTPQVTATADDGDTFNVPVTRRDGRLTFDLGERTADCVDRIDVDWPSSALARTTIIDTPGTSSLSTEVSARTWNMLVPEGGAPGADAVVYLLRALNASDMQFLGRIADHVGGESGPLGVVGVLSRADEVGAGRMDALTSAKDVAARFAEELERTGLCQSVVPVAGLLALAARTMRQSEFAALTALAEVPADDLSLALLSADRFAKADSPLPVDAAMRAQLADRFGLFGIRLAITSIKLGATDSPTLAAELLERSGLEELLQVIDVQFGQRADQLKAHTALVTLVRILESNPLAGSDSVVEAAQGLLADVHGFHELRLLGRLRSVRTDLSSEDLAQLQRLIGGSGIRVNDRLGSEADGCVDDQRAKAVSAARHWRELSTHPLFDRFTARACLVAARSAEGILAEIVAE
- a CDS encoding dynamin family protein; translated protein: MSTSAGQVSIRKARGASATAALLDRTVAVAKDFGRSDLVRRLENAQVRVSDPRIRIVVVGPLKQGKSQFVNSLLGIDVCSVGDDETTAVATVVQYAETAGAELILADPGAAPIRVPLPLDELMGITPATVRAEGREVLRVEVGVPSPLLADGLVLIDTPGVGGHGNPHAAGTLGLITAADAVLILSDSSQEFTEPELGFIRQVMNLCPAVAGLISKTDLYPHWRRILDADRGHLQRADLDLPLIPISSVLRSHALRLGDKELEAESGFMDLYQFLRDNVVARAETNTRRSVSMDVRSAAAHLSLEMGSELAALKDPATAAAAVAGLHRARAAAEELHKKTSLWQQSLGDGIADLAADIDHDLRDRLRRVTRQAEETVDEGDPGKDWDVVGEWLEQEIATAIGDNFVWAHDRALWLAEVVAQHFADTGEVALPHLDVADTDEFLEPVGALSDLESGRIGITQKVLVGMRGSYGGVLMFGLITTMMGMALVNPISIGAGVLLGTKAYREDKQAQVLKRRAEAKNAIRRFADDVSFQVGKESKDRLRLVQRLLRDHFTDIAEQALRSINESLRATQEATQLESSEHAARIRQLETDMRVVSELDSLAAALTVVDKRNVAVEA
- a CDS encoding IniB N-terminal domain-containing protein, which translates into the protein MATNAVLEFILGLLRDDEAAANYCANPTAALNAAGLCDVSHADIVAVAPLVAESGLFVGGAAGLSTIVNAGSAAAGALGGGLGIGGGLAGGLGGSLGGSLGLGAGAGLGVGGAFGGQFDFVGDFATALSAALAIGGDISADLGAAFGAVIDAGLGLGGALDLSGALDLGTAISAALGVSGGLTAELGAALDAAINAAGGLDLSAGLSGALAPVFSIGGDLGADLGLALGGLLGAGADLNGLLAIGGELGASLAGALESALALGGSLDLAGSLTADLSTALSGALSAGGTIGADLGASLGSVLGALTDVSALTDIAGSIDLSAALSGALGSALGVGGSLETTLAGALDTALGLGGGVDLDAILGGSADLGAQLSAALSGALGAGGSVGTDLGGALGGMLGSSLDVNGSLGADLTAALAGGANLSTALEGVLGSALGADAGLAGGFGGALDAALGGALDTALGGTGSLGSIGSVDTDLGAVLGGTGSLGTSLDTMLGAQGSLGGALDAALNTGGIGTGSIGADLPNVDLGSVNMGSMAVDLPSVDFGSIGADGLNFGSVAGDLGASAGLDAATHVVAGLGSSVSGAVDGGSAADLGGSLSGAASAMSGLTSSLSGALNPWTSIDAADAFGAGSSSSMGADSSHSLFAGDSITSPVEHIDPVAIIDHLQP
- a CDS encoding Hsp70 family protein → MDHDQASSLTTAGLGIGIGSATLVAVTANSTGQTGEPVHHPSAVDAADGAILTGFIDRVGDSVAILAADGSEHRGEDLTASAIGRLVDAARSDGETFDSVVVAHPVGWNRHTTLTLESALDDRGIPGASFVSEPEAVMTWLRDSGNAVPDGLTVIYDLGGCSLDVTMMSTADGRSTVFGKPLRSADIGGDEFDHAVTVHLLGAVADHFRTLDAFAPETISALEVLRTRARQAKEQLSTDTETVVHVELPGKSQDIRLVRSELEDLIRPALTESVALVRECLRCAGVESSDINHVVLAGGGSASPLVAELLSSELRVPVIAAADPGSCAAVGAAIIAVERLSATKTDATLVSLLPVRTPAPVPTFSTPLITAPIAEDSTTRRSSRVGVVAAVVGAFIVLAAGGLGIGTAMDKINVPSSSADTTSEMPAPTGSTVSGLPPGERLGNSVIGSSDAVASGSNAQVGQPGSPASQSGATTGAGVTAPAAPPASAPAPGAPEVSAPAPGAPVGVPAPVPAPVPAPAPAPAPAPGGQTGGAGNAVGDAATGIGNGLGAVVDGTGNAVGGVLGGVGGVLGGVVGAVIPNR